GCAGCATGTCTATGCACAGCTTCCTGGCCAGGATGAGGGTGAGCCCCCTGCCTACCTGCTGGCTGCTGCACCATGGGATACAGAGGCCCAGTATGTACACTGAAGGGCAGCAGGAGGCCATATTTGTTATGgctgcctgcagccccagcagaggggcagagaattTCACCAGGCCAGGGCCACACAGGAGCAGGAGTAGGAGCTGCCATGCACCCCTGGCCAGTCGGCTCCCATTCTGTGGGGCATCGTCCTggcagctggtggtggaggagcAGGGATGGGAGGCTTTCATGACCCAGGCTCCTGCCCAGAGGGCATTGGGCTGCCTCCTGCCACAAGCTCACATTAATTGAACCTGTGGCCCAAATACTCTGTCATTTGGGCCAGGTGATTTTGCAACAATCAATGACAGCACAAAAGACCAACATGTGAGCTTATGTCAAAGAGGGGGCATTATTGCTTCAAAGGGACAAGAGAGGCAGCCTTTGAAAGTAAAACTGTGATGTTCTAGTTTGGGTCCCCTGTGTTCATGCCCTCATCTGACAAATGTGACCCAGACCTCTGTGctcagccctgcactgggtgcTGAGCACATGGTCTCTGCCTACAGGAAGCTTCCACTCTAGTAAGAGAGACGAACGTTAAAACATCCTCATGTAGTCCCCATTCAGCTCCTCCTCAGATCCTCCTACCCTTCCACATCTTGGGTTTTACCTGGCTGTAGAGAACGTCTGCTCTTTAAGTATTTGAGCAAAGCCTGGGACGCTTTTCTGCTCCTTACCAGAAATtccgttttatttttttgtttttttaaagattttatttatttattttagagagaaagagaatgcacgTGTGCAAgctgggatggggcagagggagaggagaagaaaatctcaagcagactcctgccgaCTGTGGAGCTTgtcgtggggctcgatcacagcaccctgagatcatgacctgagcctaagtcagatgcttaaccgactgagtcacccaggcagccctgctctCTTTTTTCTGGATGGTAAAGAGGGAGTTTCTTTTAGGGAGGATAGGTTGTCTAACACCTCCAGGGACATtgtcaaacctttttttttttttaaagattttatttatttatttaacacagatagagacagccagcgagagagggaacacaagcagggggagtgggagaggaagaagcaggctcatagcagaggagcctgatgtggggcttgatcccataatgccgggatcacgccctgagctgaaggcagacgcttaaccgctgtgccacccaggcgcccctgtcaaacCTTTTTAAACTCTCTTTACAGTTTTAAATAGTCTTATTTGGTGTGTGATGGTGGCTGTCTTGTTCTGCTCTGTACTCCCGCAGTCTGGCACAgtccccagcacacagcaggcctTCAGTAAGAATTTCTTACTGAGTGAGTGACTTGGGACCCCAGAGGTCTTTCCAGTGAGGGGGTTACTGAACACCAAGTCTGATGTGAAAACCCAAGCTGGAGTCAGCTCTGTCCTTCACTGATTGCGTGACTTTTGTCAAATTATTTCCTCTTGGCCTGAGACTTAGTTTTGTCTGTAAGAGGGGACAGACAATATGGGTCATAAACCTTTGTTTGCAATTCTGAAATTGAAAACTTAAATCATTTGATAACAAAAACCAAACTGATCTGAACTTTTTAGGCAGCAAAATCAGCCTTGAACCGATGTGAAGACATTTATATTTATCCCACTCCatgagaatattcttttttttgacAGAATTAATGTGTTTCATTAAAGAGTTTGAGGAGGATTACATAAGTGCATGCACCATATTGcatgatttatttaaaacatgaaaaatgctgAGTTTGGAAACACATCTGGCCCCAAAGATTTCCAATAAAAGACTGAGGACCCATCAGCACTGCCCCTCAAGGGAAGGTGTgaagattagattttttttttttttttttttttttttttttttttttttagcaaggaTGCAAGCAATTGCCAGCCCCAGAATCAAATAACAGGACTGGGTGAGATGGAGGAGCAGGCGATATACGGGAGACAGTGTGCGGGCTCTCACACAGGGAAAAGGGTGGAGGAGTAGCCGGTTACAACAGAGCCTTGGGTGGCAGCCTCCTTCAGGAGTTAATGCCTAATCCCAACGAGAAACAGtacccagcacacagcaggcccTCAGTAAGAATTTCTGAGTGAATGACTTGGGACCCCGGAGGTCTTTCCAGTGAGGGGGTTACTTCCATGGGAAGTAACAAGATGACATTTGATTCTTAAAACGATTTGGAGAGGCAAGCCGGAGATAGGAAGAGCACTTAGGAGCCTCCTGGGTCACGGGGTTGGGAGGTTGGGGTGCAAGCAGAGATCAGCAAGGGTCCCTGAGGCTGAAGAGCCAGGCTCCGAGGTTGGGCTGCTGGACCCGTCACCGCAGGTCCTGAGGGCGTTTTGCCGCCTCATTGACCCTAAGAAGCAGGGCCACAGCAGCTGGACACCGGGAGTAGTGGCTGGGATGAGGCTTCAGGGACGGGATGTCCGAAAACAGAACGCATTAAAGGCAAGTTGGTGTCGTGGAAGCGGCTCTGGGTTGGGAGCCAGAAAGCCAGGCTTTCAGTCTTTTCTCTCCAACTTTgagcaggtggcagcggggcaatTCGTCCCAACTCAGCGTGCCCGCTAAATGGCACCACCGCAGATTTATAGCGTCGGATGGAAATGGGATACCACGTGCGAAGACGCTTTGGACATGAAACCCACAGCTGGGTTATTCAATCCTGGAGGTGACTGCATTTCACGTGAAAAAAGACGCAGCTCTTTAGCTTCAGCGTAACGGCGTCTTTCAGCAACTTTGGCAGCTACCTAAAGCCCTACGGTCGCGGCATTCCAATTCTCGGCCACAGTTTCCGCGGCTCTTCACAAAATTAGAACCCAGTCGCTCGCCGTAAAGTCTCTAATCCCCGCCCCCGAAGGTGGCGTCCAGCTCAGAACGAACGCGAGGCGAGGACGAGCATGCGTAGAAATGGCGGCCCGTATCCGCCCCAAGACCCGGCGTCCACCGCGGGCGCGCGCGCGCCCCGGAAGGGGCGGGACCAGGCTGGGCTTTATAAATGGCTCGTCGCGCTTCGTCCGACCTCTACCGGCAGCGTTCGGCGGCGGAATGGTACGTGTCGCTATGGCGCTTTCCTCCTCGTTGGCGCGGCGGTGCGGCTCAATCCGTGGCGCATCGCCGTCATCTCAACTCGGCGGGCGCCGGGGGCCTGCTCGAGGAGCACGGGGGACTTAGTGAGACCCACAGTGAGGCCTATTTTCTGAAAACACCGGAGGCCTGTGGTTGGCCTGGGGCCCGCCGGGCGGCTGGCGAAAACCGGTGGGGCGGGCTCCGGTTTGGAGGCCCCCGAGTCCGGAAATTTTCAAGTCACAGATAATTTCTGCGTCTCGAGCTCACCAGTTTCGTGTTAATCTAGATCAGAGTCCGTGAGCACATTGGCCAGGAGGACCTTGAGTGGGGGCGCTGGGCCCTATTCGTGCTGACCCGGGGAGGTGCCGAAATTAGGGTAGCACGTGGGAGGGGAGCCTAGGCTGGGGTTGCTGAGGCCTCAGGCTGACCTGGGTGCACGTTGGTACCACCCTTAAGGCTTCTGGAGTTCCCAGGAACCACAGATGATGAACTTACTGACGGGCGGACAGACACTCTGTGCTGATTGTCACGTTCTGATTTGGCTCTGTCGAGTTCTAGTGGCCTTCGGGTGTCAGTCTAGCCGGGGGGAGCCTGTGGGGTCATCTGCTACCCAGCTCTTGGGTCCCAGAAGCCGTTTTGTGCTGACTTGACCGGAAAGCCACCTGTGAAGTGATATTAAGGACATCACCTGGTGTGCTTTTGTCCTActcagaagaaaggggagggtacATTTTCTTAACATTACAAAATGAGGTTTTGAGGCAAAGAGTCAAGTCATCTGGGCTGTGTGTGATCCTTCTCAAAGTGAACCCAGCCCAGCATGTAAGCATGTTTATTAGCTGGGCTGCTGTGTCTGTGGTGTGGACTCAGACTTGCGGCGGATCCTTCCACCACTGAGGCAAGCCGGGCATTAGAAGAGCGCTACTTAAGACAAGTTTGAGTGCTAGCGTAGATCTTTTCTCCCAGTCTCACAGGAAATTCTCCGCTCCCAGGCATGGGTCCCTGGGCTTCTTGCCTCGGAAACGAAGCAGCCGGCACCGTGGGAAGGTGAAGAGCTTCCCCAAGGATGACTCTTCCAAGCCCGTCCACCTCACAGCCTTCCTGGGCTACAAGGCCGGCATGACTCACATTGTGCGGGAGGTGGACAGGCCAGGATCCAGTGAGTACAAGTAGTATCCTTCACACTGGTTGGGGTTGGTAGTGGAGGGTGGGGATAGACTGGGCTGCAGTCAGAAGAGGGCAGACCCTCCTTTGACAGGATGGAAATCTCCATTAGGATTGATTACTGCTAAGGGCTACGGGTGGCTGGCATTACTGCTTTAGGTGGGGGGAATGTATTGAAGTCCGTGTTATCGTGAGCAAATTTTTCAAGAGCCACAGCATAGAGGAGTATGCTAATTAGGGACATTGTACCTGTGAGCCCTAACCTGAGAGCCTGAATGCTGTCCATGTCCCTGGGTTATGAAGTGCAAATAGAAAAATGCATTAAGTCAAACAGCACTGGTTACTGAATCACATGCTATCTACTAATGCTGGCATTGAACATCTGCCCTGAGCTCAGACCTATTACCACATCCCGTTATACTTAGTACTCCTGTATTATTTAGGTAATAAGGAATTTGCTTTTAGAGGTTTGTGATAGATGAGAATTGAAGCTATACAATTTGTCTTAGGGTCCTGATATTTTTTTGAGTTAGAATTACAATGTATGTGGTAAGGACAGGCCTGGGAGTCCAGACTGCTAAGTAAGGCCCCATTTCTGCAAAGTGGCCTGTTACCCAAATCAGGTTCCCCTCTTGACCTAAATGGGCTTTTCACACTCCTGCAAAATACCGTGATCCCATTCTAGCCAACCCACTCAAGTCTGACCACTCTATTTTCGGCAGAGGTGAATAAGAAGGAAGTTGTGGAGGCTGTGACCATTGTGGAGACACCACCCATGGTGGTTGTGGGCATCGTGGGCTACGTGGAAACCCCTCGAGGCCTCCGAACCTTTAAGACCATCTTTGCTGAGCACATCAGTGATGAATGCAAAAGGCGCTTCTATAAGAACTGGTAAGGGACGAGGAGACCCTGGGCTGGGATTAGGAGAGGAGAGAGTACCCTGTGCTGGGCTTCTCTGTAGCAGGGAGAGAGCTGCTCTGGTGTCCGGTTTAGTTGCCTCCTGAACAGAACAGTTCTGAGGACAGACCTTGAGCAGCCCCTCTGGACCTTCATGTTCACCCTGGCAGGGGTTGGCTGAGGACTCCGTACTCAGTGTTCTCTTAGTTGCTGGGAAGTATTGAGAGTCCGGTTAGAAGCTGAGAGCAGTGTAACTCCCCCGGTCCTGCCCGGGAGTGTGGTTGGGTTAGTGGCTAAGCTGGAGCAAGAATAGTGTGTATTTGAATGCTTGTGACTTCCGTTAATTTTGTGGACCTCTGCTCAGCTCCGCTCGGCTCCGCCCGATGAGCTCCATCCAGGCTCCGCTTGCCGGTGGAAAAGGCTCCTTAGAAGCCGGCAATGAGCCCCATCCCCACGTGGTGCCAGTGTGCCTTCCGCTCACCCCCTGGAGGGGTGATGAAGGCCCGCACCCGGCCCCCTCCCCAACTCTGCTCTGCCCCTGAAGGCATAAGTCTAAGAAGAAGGCCTTCACCAAATACTGCAAGAAGTGGCAGGATGATGATGGCAAAAAGCAGCTGGAGAAGGACTTCAACAGCATGAAGAAGTACTGCCAGGTGATCCGGGTCATCGCCCACACCCAGGTGAGCACTCAAGGGGCACAAAGGTAGGGTGACTGCCCCACTGCTTCAAGTAGCGGGTGCCACCGAGTTATCTGCTGAGTTGATCCTCAGCTCAAACTGACTTTGTGCCAAGTCTCAGGATTTTAGAGTGATGGTAAGACCAGTTCCAGTTCCTTAAACTTGTCTGGATGGATGGGCCAGGGAGCAGCCCGGGGCACCAGCCCTGCCCTTAATTTCTGGGGCCAGGCTAAGGCCATTGTTGGTCTGAGAAAGCAGCCAGTGGTGCCTCCAGGCTGGTGGGTTGGTTTTTCTGTTGCCAGCAGAGGGCGCTGTCTCTCCATGGGTTTTGTATTAGGGAACCCATGCCCCATTTTAGGGAAAGTGGTTGAAGGAACTGGTGACTCCTTAATGTTGTAAAAGGTGTAGCTGAAAAATTACGATAGCATATCGGCCATTTGCGCTCAAATCTGACTTGCTACGAACTGCATGATCCTTTGCCTGACTTGGTCATAATGGTGATCTCACATACAGTTGGTCTGAGCTGCTGTCCTAGGTTTATACCCCGTTCTTAGGTATTCAGTTTCCCTATGGTTAGCAGTGACAATAGCGGTTCAAGTTTGTGGTAGTGTCCATTACTGAAGAAAGTTCTGTGGAACAGCACTGGGCCACTCTTGATGAAGTTTTAGACTTGaattctttttcccccctaatcTTTGCAGCTGTGCCCTTGACTGAGGTGCTGTTCCACTGTCGGGCAATGTAAATGCCTTCCTGAGAGACCGAGATAGATGGCCAGGGTAAACCAGGGCAGTGCCCCAAAGGGACGGGCTAAAAGCCTGATGACCAGGAACATGCAGCTAGTGGTCCTAGGGTCTTGTTCCAGGTCTGCTTGGGTTGACGTGGCCCTTGTATGTTAAGGATCCGCTCGTCATGGTGAACTTGGGCACCCAGTGGGAAGTTAGAACACAGGAAGGAGTCTTCACTTTGCCACTAGGGAGACATGAGGTTCAAGGTTGCCACACGGTTCTGCCCACCCTGAGTTCCTTTGCTGTGGAGAGCTGGAAGCTCGGGGGTCTGAGCCGTATCGATTCCCTCCTAGATGCGCCTGCTTCCTCTGCGCCAGAAGAAGGCCCACCTCATGGAGATCCAGGTGAACGGAGGCACAGTGGCGGAGAAGCTGGACTGGGCCCGCGAGAGGCTGGAGCAGCAGGTCCCTGTGAACCAGGTGTTCGGGCAGGATGAGATGATCGATGTCATTGGTGTCACCAAGGGCAAAGGCTACAAAGGTGAGCTTTGCGGTGGCCCCAGTTGTGGTAAAACTCAAGCTTCAGGCCCAGATCTTTGATGAGGCTCTGGAATGAGTGCTGGGCACATGGCCTGAGTAAGATGACAGAAACTTGTCTCAGTGCCTGTCTTCCGAGAATAGCCGTGCGCTCAGGTGGGAGGGAAGTAtggagggctgggggagagccCTCACCATCCATCTGAACCCTGACCCTGTGCAGCCCACCGCAGAAAGCAGAGGACCGGGAGATTGGCTGGGCCTCTGCCAGTGAGGAACTCGGTGGATGCTGTGACGCGCACATGGTCGCATGCCAGTTCAGGGCTGATCGTCCAGCGCCTTTTCTTACAGGTTGAGAGCAGGTTTATGTCTAGGCTGGTGATCAGCCTGAGGAAATACGAGGAGCGAACTCCCGTTGGGCATTCGGCAGGAAGGGCTGATGGCATGAGTGCCAGACGCCCCGGTGACAAGCTGGCGTCTCTTCCAGGGGTCACCAGCCGCTGGCACACCAAGAAGCTACCCCGCAAAACCCACCGGGGCCTGCGCAAGGTTGCCTGTATTGGGGCGTGGCATCCTGCCCGAGTGGCCTTCTCCGTGGCTCGGGCTGGGCAGAAAGGCTACCATCACCGCACTGAGATCAACAAGAAGGTGAGCTGCCAAGGGGCTTTCGGTGGAGACGGAACGCCAGGAAGGGAAAGACAAGTCCCGTGTTGGGAGCGCGGTTTCCTGTTCCTGTTAGTGCTGCTATGGTGGGGGAGCTTCTGGAATGCATGTGGCCTTGAGGTGCTCCCCTTGTCTGATGGGCATGGTTTTGGTGCTTGGGTGTGATTTGGAAGGTGCCATCGAAGGTGGTTCTGGTACCGCGGACTCTTGGAGTGACGCCAGGATGAGAGCTTTGTCCGTCCCTTTGCCTTGGAGGGTTTGGGGAAGGCCTCCGTGCATTGTTGTTTCTGTCAAGCGGCAGTATTTTTAGGCCCAACCGGCTTTTCTTTCTGCCCCCGGCCTGGGGTGCCCCGTCACTAGAACTGATCGCTGCTTTCCAGAGTCCTTTGCTGGTTATTACCCCACTGCTGAGTTGAGAGTTAGGTGTCCCGAGTTACGTGTCCCTGTTGGCTGGCCTTCCCGCAGCCAGCCTGCTGTCAGGGACACGTGAGTCTGTCCCCCTGGAGTGTGAAAatgctcatttatttctttacctaGATCTACAAGATCGGCCAGGGCTACCTCATCAAGGATGGCAAACTGATCAAGAACAACGCTTCCACTGATTATGACCTGTCTGACAAGAGCATCAACCCTCTGGTGAGTAACGAGAGCTGTCTTCCAAAGCCTCTAAGGTCTTGGCTTTGGCAGGGATCCCCCCCACCTCGTTCCGTGTGAATCTGCGCCAGGCCTCACCTGCGGGGTGGGACCCTAGTGCTCTTGGGTCCTGGCTGACGCACGGAGGCCGTGTCTCCAGAGCCCGTTAACTGTCCCCTGCACAGACCGCATCCAGCTGTCTGTTCCTTGCACATGCTGTGTCTTCAGTCATCTGGTTGGGCCTGGCTGGTGCGAAGTGGGGTCTCAGCCAGCTGTTCGGTGATGAGGCTCTGGAATGCGCGCTGGGCACAGCGCCCGAGTGAGACTGCGGAAGCATTCCTTGCTGCCTTCCTTCTGAGAACAGCCCGGCGGTCGGCAGCCGGCAGGGCCCACCTGAGCCTGAAGCGGCCGCGCGTGTCATGTCGTCTGCGCGGTTCCTAGTCCTGTGCTTGGTCTGACCTGATGCCTTGGTGTTTCCAGGGTGGCTTTGTCCACTATGGTGAAGTGACCAATGACTTTGTCATGCTGAAAGGCTGTGTGGTGGGAACCAAGAAGCGAGTGCTTACTCTCCGCAAGGTGAGGCTGGGGCCCTTCCCggcagtcgggggggggggcgggtaggcAGGAGCTTGGCCCTCCGAGTGGAGGGGGGAGTGATGGGTAGCGGTGGAACACAGTGCCCGCACTTTGTGGAGGGAGTTCAGAGGAAAAGGGGGGGTTGCCACTCCTCAGCAGCAGCTTTGAAGTCCCGGGAGGAGGAAATTCCCAGTCTGGCGCGGCCCAGCTGTTTGCCTCTGCGCTCGTGTTTGCTCAGTCTGGCGGCAGGGCGAGCTCCTTGGGTAAACCCGCTGGCCTGGTGGTGTCGCCGGAGGGGCTGGTGGTGGTCCTCTGTGAAACACAATGGGGCAGCGGAGGGCCCGGCTGTTCGTAACTAACCCTCCCTCTTGGCCCATACATAGTCCTTGCTGGTGCAGACCAAACGGCGGGCCCTGGAGAAGATTGACCTTAAGTTCATCGACACCACCTCCAAATTTGGCCACGGCCGGTTCCAGACGGTGGAGGAGAAGAAAGCATTCATGGTGAGCACCCCTAGCTTGCCGCCCTCGGGCTGGGGTTGGGATGGCTCCCAGTCCATGTCCCCTGCCAGCCTGCCCATCTGCTGCTGGTGCAGGAGGCGGCAGCTGGGCTGGCTCCTGGGGGTCCTGAGCTTGTATCTGCGCCGGGAGCCCACGTAGCATCTCTCCTCGCGCTGGGATGTGGGTGGGGTATTGCTCGTGCCCAGCTGCTTTCCGTCCTCTGACCTTGCCTGCTGCCCTCTCTCCACAGGGACCACTTAAGAAAGACCGAATTGCAAAGGAAGAAGGAGCTTAATGTCAGGGGCAGATTGTGCAGCTGGTGGGGtctcaataaaaatgattttccagCGAGCTCTGCTTCTGGTTTTTTGCTTCCCTGTCCTGGCTGTTGCCACAGGGGCCTCGCGTTCTCTGAGAGAGGTTGCCCTTGGCCTCTGGGCTTCGCTGAGGGTCTTCTTTGTCCCCTACCACTTCAGAGCAGATGGGGTGTAAGGGGAGCTCAGAGCTGCACCCCAGTCTGCCCCTGGACTGTTGAAGCCGGCCCAGAGCAGCAGGCTTTGTGCAAATGCATGTTCCCCGGGTGAGGGCCGGCTCTGCTGTAGAGCTCGGTGTGTTTGCACAGCATGGGTGGCGGCTCAGCAGGAAAGAGGCCGAGAGGATTTCATGTTCCCTGTGTTTTTAGAGTTGCTAATGGGCATGGCAGGGCCAGCTCTGTTCTGCTGAGTGTAAGAAGTACTTTAGTCACTAATCCACGTGGGATTGGGTTCCAGTGATGGCTTGTTGGGGTTCTTCGTGACCTGCAGCTATGTTACGACACTGGGGGAGAGGGCGGGCTTGCCAGGCAGAAGCACCTGGGCCTGCTAGGAACCTGGAGGTGCTGGTGTGGAGCTCCCCCAGCTTGTCACACAGGTTGGGGACATGAGCGCACACAGGTGAGATTTGGCCAGCTGGTGAAGCCATTGGGCCCTTTCTCCGTTCTGGGATGGAATGGTTATCCTCCACCCTGTGCTTTGTTGACCAGCGTATTGGGCATCTCATCTGGGCTTGGGGACCCGAAATGCTGCTGAGCAGCCTGGCTGCTCTAGGCTCTGAACACCCCGGCCTCTGATTCTGGACTGAGCCCGCTGGCGTTCATTCAGGAGACTGGGCCTCAGTCCTGGCCTTCGGGTGTCCCGATGCTCTTGTAGGCTCCCTGCTAAGCCCATCCCGGGCCAGGGCTGCTTCACACAGTCTGCTTATGTAGCGTGTTTGGCCTCTGACTCCTTGAGACTGCTGCTGGACTTCCCAGCCCAGCCGTCCAGCAGCTGTCCTGCTTCTGGTGCACCGTGCCGTGGTGCTCACTGGGGGTCGGCTGGTGCTGTGGACGTGCTGCTAGGCCAAGGACATTCGAGGTGGTACAAGTTGTCCCTCTGGTTCCCAGTTAGCATGGTGCCCGGAGTGAGTGGGGTGAGGGTCCTAAAATGCCCAGGTTGGAGGCCCAGGACAGGTTGCTAAAATGATAGACAAGGGTTCCAGGACAGGCAGGGTGAGGTCTGAAATGCACAGGAGTCCCAAGCCTGGGATCCTCCTGTGATGTCTTCTGACCAGCCTTTCTGGAGCCCCTTCTGAGCTCTGGGGGAGTGGGCCTCAAAGCCCGCTTTGGGCTAATGCAGAAGACCCCTGTTGGCTGGCGTGGTGCCTCCCCACCTTGGGTCTCCAGGTCCTGAAGCCCGAGTGGCTGGAGCTGCATTTCGGGGCCCGGCCGCCAGGGGGTGAGTGGGCAGCATCCTGCCGGAGCGCCCTGGAGCTTCATTCTAGGCTTTGGAGAGGGCAGTGACGCCTTCCCCCTCCTACCAGGGTCTCTTCACCAGCATTCTCCACCATCTTGGGGATCAAGCCCACAGTCAGAAAGGGTCAGGACCTGGTCCAAGGCCACCAGACACCTGGCAGAGCCGGCCACGGGGCCTGGGCTCGGCCTCGGATTCTCTTGTCAGTCTCCCCACCCAGTCATGTTCTGGAGAGGACACTGAGCTGGGCAGGAGCCCCGCCTCATCCCCTTGGCCTCAGCCTGGGGGCCTCCCCACTACCCTTAGACCTGCTCTGGAGCTCagctgccccgcccccgccccagcccggGTAGGAGGCGTTTTGGTGGTTGGAGATGTGCTGGCTGGGCCTCGCTCCCTGTCCAGGGCTCTGCTCCGTTGTTGGCATGGCCAGAATGATGGGATGTGGGGTCCAGGGAACAAAGGCTCTTTTCTAAGGGCGGAAAAGAGTCTTCTGTGTGCCCCCAGGCTGAGGACATGCACACCACAGATACACGTCCCGGTGACGGGGTCACCACACCCATCTCTGTGCCCACACATGGACATGGACACAGCCCTTTTCAGGGGCAGTCTTGCTTGATAGGGACAGCCCTTGGCTGTTGACCATACCCTCCCATTCCCATCCTCTGTTTCTGCCTGCCCCGGCCAGTGagtgaccttgagcagttccAAGCCTCAGCCTCATCGGGCGGTGACTCACCTCCTCGGCAGGGTTAGTGGGACCAGATGAGCAAGACGGCCCCAGTGGGGGCGCAGAACAGCTGGGGTTGTTAGGACGGATCATAGGGTTTCCCGGGGGGCGGCGGGAATGGCCAACCATACGTGTGTGGGGTCAGCTGCCCTCACTCAAATCCTGAGCACCTGCCACGGACACAGCAGTCCTCCAGCCGCTGGCGGAGCAGTGGGGGACGCAACGGCCCTTCTCTCCAGAAGCTGATCTAGGTGGGTACGCAGACAGTAAACACGAGTAAACAAGACCGTTTTAGCAGTGAcggatgtggggcgcctgggtggctcggtcggtcaagggtctgccttctgctcgggtcatgatcctgggaccctgggatcgagccctgtgtcaggctctgcttctcccctctgcttgagctctctctctctctctctctctcaaaatcttaaaaaaagaaaaaagcaatggATACCATGAGGAAATAAAACAGGCCAGTGGGCTACAGAGTGATGGGGGGGGGTCCGCTCTGAGACAGCATGTAAAGGATCCAGCCCGAGTGAGCCCTACAGAGAGGACAGCCCCGAGGAGAATAGcgggtgcaaaggccctgaggtagggaAGGCTTCCATGCTCGATTTGAGCTCCCAAGGGAGGCAGATCTGTGAAGGTGAAACTGGATCTCCCTGCCTACCTACCCAGGGCttagcatatagtaggtgctcagtaaatattcccTGTGTCTTGGGGACCCGTCTGTGCTCGTGTGTATGTCTGGGTGCCCCAGCCAGGGGTCTCTAGGCATTGCTGCGGGCCCGCAGTGGGTGGGGCAGCCATCTCTGTCTCCTGCAATCTGCGCTGGCACATGTCACTGAGGGTGCTTCTCTGAGGGCCTGTCGGCTGTGAGCTTCCTGTCACCAGAACCCTCAGACAGGCCTCGCTGGAATCCTGTGGTGACAGAACAAGGAGCCTCATTCCAttcctcctggaaaaaaaaaagagagagagagaaagaaagaaaagaaaatacctgcTGGGAATTTCTGAGCAAGTGGGAACAGGGAGGTGGCGGTGGCAGGAGCCACCATTGCCTTAAAAGGCACGACAGAGCCAGTGACTTCGCTGAGCTCACCTGGGGATGGTCttggagggtggaggggtggggagctggtTGCACCTCCTGGGCTCACCCCAAGGtactctgccccctctccccggATCTTCACGGGCAGGCTTGCCAGCAGCTGCTGGGCCCTCTGTCCTCTCGTCCTCGAGCCCCgaccccagcccccagagcccaCCCCTGCACTCCCAGTGGCCTCGCCCTCCTCCCATCCGCCCTCAGCACGCAGCTACTTGTCTGAAGCTCCCGTGGGTCCCTGCCCGCCCTCCATGCGGTGTCGCACCGCATAGGCTGGTACTCCAGGCTTGCCAACCTCTCCAGCATCacgtcccctcccccagggccagaCTCCTGGCCTgttcccaggagcccagggagctTTCCCTGCCCTCTCAGCAGTAGGCTCAGAAGCccgggctggggctagggctGGGGCTGGACCCAGACACCATAGGAGGCAGGAAATAACAGCCCTGGGCTTGTAAGTGACAAAGGCGGCCTCCAGGAAACTTCTAGGGCCTATGAACAC
This Ursus arctos isolate Adak ecotype North America unplaced genomic scaffold, UrsArc2.0 scaffold_21, whole genome shotgun sequence DNA region includes the following protein-coding sequences:
- the RPL3 gene encoding 60S ribosomal protein L3 isoform X1, yielding MSHRKFSAPRHGSLGFLPRKRSSRHRGKVKSFPKDDSSKPVHLTAFLGYKAGMTHIVREVDRPGSKVNKKEVVEAVTIVETPPMVVVGIVGYVETPRGLRTFKTIFAEHISDECKRRFYKNWHKSKKKAFTKYCKKWQDDDGKKQLEKDFNSMKKYCQVIRVIAHTQMRLLPLRQKKAHLMEIQVNGGTVAEKLDWARERLEQQVPVNQVFGQDEMIDVIGVTKGKGYKGVTSRWHTKKLPRKTHRGLRKVACIGAWHPARVAFSVARAGQKGYHHRTEINKKIYKIGQGYLIKDGKLIKNNASTDYDLSDKSINPLGGFVHYGEVTNDFVMLKGCVVGTKKRVLTLRKSLLVQTKRRALEKIDLKFIDTTSKFGHGRFQTVEEKKAFMVSTPSLPPSGWGWDGSQSMSPASLPICCWCRRRQLGWLLGVLSLYLRREPT
- the RPL3 gene encoding 60S ribosomal protein L3 isoform X2, translating into MSHRKFSAPRHGSLGFLPRKRSSRHRGKVKSFPKDDSSKPVHLTAFLGYKAGMTHIVREVDRPGSKVNKKEVVEAVTIVETPPMVVVGIVGYVETPRGLRTFKTIFAEHISDECKRRFYKNWHKSKKKAFTKYCKKWQDDDGKKQLEKDFNSMKKYCQVIRVIAHTQMRLLPLRQKKAHLMEIQVNGGTVAEKLDWARERLEQQVPVNQVFGQDEMIDVIGVTKGKGYKGVTSRWHTKKLPRKTHRGLRKVACIGAWHPARVAFSVARAGQKGYHHRTEINKKIYKIGQGYLIKDGKLIKNNASTDYDLSDKSINPLGGFVHYGEVTNDFVMLKGCVVGTKKRVLTLRKSLLVQTKRRALEKIDLKFIDTTSKFGHGRFQTVEEKKAFMGPLKKDRIAKEEGA